One Campylobacter concisus DNA segment encodes these proteins:
- a CDS encoding ATP-binding protein, translating into MYIKRAIANEIKEYMKSFPVLLISGARQVGKSTLALNLEIPNYVTLDDINIYESARNDPKGFIEHCNKPIVIDEIQRVPILLVAIKEFVDKDRTNGQFILTGSANLKGFKDISDSLAGRIGIVELYPLSQKELSHSDENLIDILSSDIGHLVFRKYDNDGLSEKIINGGYPEITKISSEKSKYLWFSSYIRTYIESDAKEIGNIRNMDKFITMYRLCMLRSGNIFNKNELCLESGLDNKTFDSYFSVLEHTYQIQKLQPYFNNALKRLIKTPKIFATDTGVLSHLLQISSPNELASSPYKGAIYETFVFDELLKANTSSKKRANIYYYRTSDQKEIDFILEILGKLIAIEVKSSKTISKDDFKHIYHLKENLQNKFDKGIVFYAGDTAMKLDDDMFALPFGFMG; encoded by the coding sequence ATGTATATAAAACGAGCCATAGCCAATGAGATAAAAGAGTATATGAAAAGCTTTCCAGTGCTTTTGATAAGCGGGGCTAGACAGGTTGGTAAATCAACCCTTGCTTTAAATTTAGAGATACCAAACTACGTAACGCTTGACGATATAAACATATATGAATCCGCAAGAAACGACCCCAAAGGCTTTATAGAGCACTGTAATAAGCCTATCGTGATAGATGAGATACAAAGAGTACCAATACTGCTTGTTGCCATAAAAGAATTTGTAGATAAAGATAGAACAAATGGGCAGTTCATACTAACTGGCTCTGCAAATTTAAAAGGCTTTAAAGATATATCCGACTCGCTTGCTGGCAGGATAGGCATAGTAGAGCTTTACCCGCTTTCTCAAAAAGAGTTAAGTCATAGTGATGAAAATCTGATAGATATTTTAAGTAGCGATATAGGCCATCTGGTGTTTAGAAAATATGACAACGACGGCTTATCTGAAAAGATCATAAATGGCGGTTACCCAGAGATCACAAAGATAAGCTCTGAAAAATCAAAATATCTCTGGTTTAGCTCATATATAAGAACATATATAGAATCAGACGCCAAAGAGATAGGTAACATAAGAAATATGGATAAATTTATCACTATGTACCGATTGTGTATGCTAAGAAGTGGCAATATCTTTAACAAAAACGAGCTATGCTTGGAGTCTGGGCTTGATAATAAGACATTTGATAGCTATTTTAGCGTGCTGGAGCATACATACCAGATCCAAAAGCTTCAGCCGTATTTTAATAATGCTCTAAAAAGGCTTATAAAAACACCTAAAATTTTTGCTACTGACACCGGAGTACTATCGCATCTGCTACAAATTTCATCACCAAATGAGCTTGCTAGCTCGCCATACAAAGGCGCAATATATGAAACATTTGTATTTGACGAACTTCTAAAAGCAAATACTAGTAGTAAAAAACGAGCCAATATATACTACTACCGAACGAGCGATCAAAAAGAGATAGACTTTATCCTTGAGATATTGGGTAAGCTCATAGCCATAGAGGTCAAATCCTCAAAAACTATCAGCAAAGATGACTTTAAGCATATCTACCACTTAAAAGAGAATTTACAAAATAAATTTGATAAGGGCATAGTTTTTTATGCTGGAGATACGGCTATGAAGCTAGATGATGATATGTTTGCATTGCCGTTTGGATTTATGGGGTGA
- a CDS encoding aminotransferase, giving the protein MIVKISKGEKGIADYLKTGKKRDSKLTRDEKDDRLPLAGNLDLIEMSEKHQSNKKSKKYNYYHISLSFTSEEWSRLYESGNIDELIMDFLRLTFPNHDIDELLFYAEAHLPIIKEEPYIPRPEGALENRVLNKKHKNGEPLKREPHIHLIVSFENMKFTHSVKTGGVIYTKGAAKQQIKAVMAKSAEKFKRVVNDILSNKYGLNNIEPLGMDEDQLNKQYESFKSAAQKVKKGKEKDTQIKIETDVVIEPKANTKEQNISVEELLADAKNSTADYLLRMIEEDESFKKDYYDRAKRLNAMDIREFLPMINAKFNITAKPEMVNDKYKVRVDGFNGTYNLTDLMCKIVYNGRKGALFHVVNELEQMLIELEANKNEPKITLSVSSDFGTPNKDPKAQVLNSWKTIQIEPYNLKSILKNYSAISVASFKDKSEEASSIDGITPTLIYDIDNSKFTANDAQNLLQSKGIKGFIHPTTYQAPDTKVEKFKLIIPTTKTPSLNEYDEYIKEITRELGLCNIVNNSSLHPSKFHYTPVPGSELVSISGKTFDNTRAIEDAGLKTDINNMDIKAIYEDLQNLRKYELGHETKDTNSHIKRTSYQAISSKIPIKELIEYFEENTMVKKYEDCQILFNNNSRYLYLPEENTAYSFNQNRHYTPYIYIRDKFYEAARKIKTGFYDDDDLIKKLGITQNEYEGFVKGIDYHLDINRYYLAFINRTENFKKYLSDIVRINYQGLIYNIKTYMKNWQDMQGFNKLKERYKTDKIYLTNDHISFGSLKITKQELYDQGLDKNFGIEQTKQPSNIIETKEQNIKSGYDSLER; this is encoded by the coding sequence ATGATAGTTAAGATCTCAAAAGGAGAAAAGGGCATAGCTGATTATCTAAAAACTGGCAAGAAAAGAGATTCAAAGCTAACTAGAGATGAAAAAGATGATAGATTGCCACTGGCTGGGAATTTAGATCTTATCGAGATGTCTGAAAAGCACCAGAGCAATAAAAAGAGTAAAAAATATAACTACTATCACATATCCTTGTCATTTACTTCAGAGGAGTGGAGCAGACTATATGAAAGTGGCAATATAGATGAGCTTATAATGGATTTTTTGAGGCTCACTTTCCCAAATCACGACATAGATGAGCTACTTTTTTATGCTGAAGCTCATCTGCCTATAATCAAAGAAGAGCCATATATTCCTCGTCCAGAAGGGGCACTAGAAAACAGAGTATTAAATAAAAAACATAAAAATGGCGAACCGCTAAAAAGAGAGCCTCATATTCATCTGATAGTCTCTTTTGAAAATATGAAATTTACCCATAGTGTAAAAACCGGTGGAGTTATATATACAAAAGGTGCAGCCAAGCAACAAATAAAAGCTGTTATGGCTAAATCAGCAGAAAAATTTAAAAGAGTGGTTAATGACATCTTATCTAACAAGTATGGTCTAAATAATATAGAGCCTTTAGGTATGGATGAAGACCAACTAAATAAACAATATGAAAGCTTTAAAAGTGCAGCACAAAAGGTTAAGAAAGGCAAAGAAAAAGATACACAGATAAAGATAGAAACAGATGTTGTGATCGAGCCAAAAGCTAATACAAAAGAGCAAAATATAAGTGTTGAAGAGTTACTAGCTGATGCTAAAAATTCTACAGCTGATTATCTATTAAGAATGATAGAAGAAGATGAGAGTTTCAAAAAAGACTATTATGATAGGGCAAAGAGGCTTAACGCAATGGATATAAGAGAATTTTTGCCTATGATCAATGCAAAATTTAACATTACCGCAAAACCTGAAATGGTAAATGACAAATATAAAGTAAGAGTGGATGGTTTTAATGGAACTTATAATCTAACTGACCTAATGTGTAAGATAGTCTATAATGGCAGAAAAGGAGCGTTGTTTCACGTAGTTAATGAGCTAGAGCAAATGCTTATAGAGCTTGAGGCCAATAAAAATGAGCCAAAGATAACATTAAGTGTAAGTAGTGACTTTGGCACGCCAAATAAAGACCCAAAAGCTCAAGTGTTAAATAGCTGGAAAACGATACAAATAGAGCCATACAATCTAAAATCAATACTTAAAAACTATTCAGCTATATCAGTGGCAAGTTTCAAAGATAAAAGTGAAGAAGCTAGCAGTATTGATGGCATAACTCCTACGCTTATATATGATATAGATAACTCTAAATTTACTGCAAATGATGCTCAAAATTTACTACAAAGTAAAGGAATAAAAGGCTTCATACACCCAACCACCTATCAAGCGCCAGACACAAAAGTAGAGAAATTTAAACTCATCATACCCACAACAAAGACTCCAAGCTTAAATGAATATGATGAATACATAAAAGAGATAACAAGAGAGCTTGGGTTATGTAACATAGTAAATAACTCCAGCTTGCATCCTAGTAAATTTCACTACACTCCAGTGCCAGGATCTGAACTTGTAAGCATTAGTGGAAAAACTTTTGATAATACAAGAGCCATTGAAGATGCTGGCTTAAAAACAGATATTAATAATATGGATATTAAAGCCATATATGAAGATTTACAAAATCTAAGAAAATATGAGCTTGGTCATGAAACAAAAGATACCAACTCACATATTAAAAGAACAAGCTACCAAGCTATATCATCAAAGATTCCGATAAAAGAGTTAATAGAATACTTTGAAGAAAACACTATGGTTAAAAAATATGAAGATTGTCAAATACTTTTTAATAATAACAGTAGATATCTATACTTGCCAGAAGAAAACACAGCCTATTCTTTTAACCAAAATAGACACTATACTCCATATATCTACATTAGAGATAAATTTTATGAAGCAGCTAGAAAGATAAAAACTGGATTTTATGATGATGACGATCTCATTAAAAAGCTAGGTATTACACAAAATGAATATGAAGGCTTCGTAAAAGGCATCGATTACCATCTAGATATAAATAGATACTATTTAGCTTTTATAAATAGAACCGAAAACTTTAAAAAATATCTATCAGATATAGTTCGAATTAACTACCAAGGCCTAATTTATAACATAAAAACCTATATGAAAAATTGGCAGGATATGCAAGGTTTTAATAAGCTAAAGGAGCGTTATAAAACAGATAAGATATATCTAACAAATGATCATATATCTTTTGGTTCACTAAAAATAACAAAGCAAGAGCTATACGATCAAGGACTTGATAAGAACTTTGGGATAGAGCAAACAAAACAACCATCAAATATAATAGAGACCAAAGAACAGAATATAAAGTCAGGATATGATAGTTTGGAGAGGTAG
- a CDS encoding effector protein — MKFKDFKEKNSSNYDFFTADEMSYKEFVKLSFEEFLANDNSSKWQLSIDDKRFDSFPNFTQKHQICISNLDYEDNVFQFRICSENNVSSLGYRMFTSFDSIHKDFVTDDIKHSDEVMMALKLGELKEFPCISKCGWWIKDIWRDMYPILDETNSEEFVAGIIKNEFTKKMTEINECLKNAQDGCKLDEIIAKLKDKIN; from the coding sequence ATGAAATTTAAAGATTTTAAAGAAAAAAACAGTAGCAACTATGACTTTTTCACAGCTGATGAGATGAGCTATAAAGAATTTGTAAAACTAAGCTTTGAAGAGTTCTTAGCTAACGACAACAGCTCCAAATGGCAGCTTAGTATAGATGACAAGAGGTTTGACTCGTTTCCAAATTTCACCCAAAAACATCAAATTTGCATATCGAATTTAGACTATGAAGATAATGTTTTTCAGTTTAGAATTTGCTCTGAAAATAACGTATCAAGCCTTGGCTACCGCATGTTTACGAGCTTTGATAGCATACATAAAGACTTTGTCACAGACGATATTAAGCACTCTGATGAAGTTATGATGGCCCTAAAGCTTGGCGAGCTTAAAGAGTTTCCTTGCATATCAAAATGCGGCTGGTGGATCAAAGATATCTGGCGAGATATGTATCCTATCTTAGACGAGACTAACAGCGAGGAATTTGTAGCTGGCATTATAAAAAACGAATTTACCAAAAAGATGACCGAGATAAATGAGTGCCTAAAAAACGCTCAAGATGGCTGCAAGCTTGACGAAATTATTGCTAAACTAAAAGATAAAATCAACTAA